The DNA window AATCACGATCACCGGCGTCAGGATCAGCGCGAAAATCATCAGGCTGGCCTGCACGGTGTCGGTCCAGCTCACCGCCAGGAAACCACCGATAAAGGTATAGAGGATGGTCGCCGCGGCACCGGCCCACAGGGCGGTTTCGTAGCTCATGCCGAAGGTGCTTTCGAACAGGCGTGCGCCGGCTACGATACCCGAGGCGCAGTAAATGGTGAAGAACACCAGGATGACGATGGCCGAGATCACCCGCAGCAGCTTGCTGTTGTCTTCAAAGCGGCTGGTGAAATAGTCCGGCAGCGTCAGGGCGTTGTTGTTGGCTTCGGTATGAACGCGCAGCCTTCCTGCCACCAGTTTCCAGTTCAGGTAAGCGCCGATGGTCAGGCCGATGGCGATCCAGCTTTCGGAAATGCCGGAGAGGAAGATGGCGCCCGGCAGGCCCATCAGCAACCAGCCGCTCATGTCGGAAGCGCCGGCGGACAGCGCGGTCACCACGCTGCCCAAACTGCGGCCGCCGAGAATATAGTCATCAAAGTTGTTGGTTGCCCGGTAGGCAAGCAGGCCGATCAGCACCATCCCGAAAATGTACACCAGGAAGGTCACCAGCATAGGTGTGCTCATTGTCATTTAATTCTCCACTTTCATTATTATTCGCGTTTCGCTCCGGCCAAGCCGGCGCCGGTAAACCCACGCGCAATGCATTTTACTGGCCGCCGCGCCGGAACGTGGCGCAGCCTGCAAGCAAGTGCAGGTAAAATAGTTTCTGCCCGTAATTGTTGACCGTCGGTTATCCTAGATGAGCCTTTCATCAACCAACAAGATATTTAACAACAAAGTTACACAAAGTTTACCCTGCGTCACATTTACCGGGCCCGAAGGTTGCACTCACGACAAGTAAAATGAGTTGCACCCTCTTATTACCCTTATATACCGCAAGGTATAACGCCTGCGGCATCATAACCCCCGCCGCATTCGCTCAATAACGCAACATTCGTGCCAACTGCCGATGTTAAAAAATCGATGAAACTCACACTTCGCTCATCAGCCTGATTTAACAAGGTTGCACAAAGTTGCAACATGCAGGATATTGTCTGCATTCTTGACACCACACATCTCACGAACCTATCCCAACAGGCTTTCCGGCCTGCTGTTTGTCTAGCCTGATGGGATAGGTTCTAAACACAGGAGTTGGATTGGCATGGGCACTACCACAATGGGCGTGAAACTCGACGAGGCAACACGCGACCGGATCAAGAGCGCCGCACAGCGTATCGATCGCACGCCGCACTGGCTCATCAAGCAGGCCATCTTTAATTACCTCGAGCGTCTCGAGAGCGGTTCCGATATTCCTGAAATTCCCGCGCTGGCCGCTGCGGGCCAGCCTGAAGCGGACGACATTATGCCGCAAGCGCAGGAAGAGTCACACCAGCCATTCCTCGATTTCGCCGAACAAATTCTGCCGCAGTCGGTCACCCGCGCCGCCATCACCGCCGCCTATCGTCGCCCGGAGACCGAAGCGGTGCCGATGTTGCTTGAACAGGCGCGATTACCCGCCGATCTTGCTCAGGCCACTCACAAAATGGCCTATGGCATCGCCGAGAAGTTGCGTAACCAAAAAAGTGCAAACGGCCGCGCCGGCATGGTGCAAGGTCTGCTGCAAGAGTTCTCCCTCTCTTCGCAAGAAGGCGTGGCGCTGATGTGCCTGGCGGAAGCGCTACTGCGCATTCCGGACAAACCGACCCGCGATGCCCTGATCCGCGACAAGATCAGCAACGGCAACTGGCACTCGCACCTGGGGCGCAGCCCATCGCTGTTCGTCAACGCCGCGACCTGGGGCCTGCTGTTCACCGGCAAACTGGTGTCCACGCATAACGAAGCCAATCTGTCCCGCTCGCTGAACCGCATTATCGGCAAGAGCGGCGAACCGCTGATCCGCAAAGGCGTGGACATGGCGATGCGCCTGATGGGCGAACAGTTCGTAACCGGTGAAACCATCGCCGAAGCGCTGGCCAACGCGCGCAAGCTCGAAGAAAAAGGCTTCCGCTACTCCTACGACATGCTGGGCGAAGCCGCCCTGACCGAAGCCGACGCGCAGGCCTACCTGGTTTCCTACCAGCAGGCGATCCACGCCATCGGCAAAGCTTCCAACGGCCGCGGCATCTATGAAGGCCCCGGCATCTCCATCAAGCTGTCCGCCCTGCACCCGCGCTACAGCCGCGCGCAGTACGAACGCGTCATGGAAGAACTCTACCCGCGCCTGCTGTCGCTGACCCTGCAGGCACGCCAATACGATATCGGCATCAACATCGACGCCGAAGAGGCCGACCGCCTGGAGATCTCGCTCGATCTGCTGGAGAAACTGTGCTTCGAGCCGCAGTTGGCCGGCTGGAACGGCATCGGCTTCGTGATCCAGGCCTACCAAAAACGCTGTCCGTTCGCCATCGACGCCGTGATCGACATGGCGCAACGCAGCCGCCGTCGCCTGATGATCCGTCTGGTGAAGGGCGCCTACTGGGACAGCGAAATCAAACGCGCCCAGATGGACGGCCTGGAAGGCTACCCGGTCTACACCCGCAAGGTCTATACCGACGTTTCCTACCTGGCCTGCGCCCGCAAGCTGCTGTCGGTGCCGAACCTGATTTATCCGCAGTTCGCGACCCACAACGCCCATACCCTGAGCGCCATCTATCACCTGGCCGGCAACAACTACTACCCTGGCCAGTATGAGTTCCAGTGCCTGCACGGCATGGGTGAGCCGCTGTATGAGCAGGTGGTGGGTAAAGTGGCCGACGGCAAACTGAACCGCCCTTGCCGCATCTATGCGCCGGTCGGCACCCATGAAACGCTGCTGGCTTACCTAGTGCGCCGCCTGCTGGAAAACGGCGCCAACACCTCGTTCGTCAACCGCATCGCCGACGCCACCCTGCCGCTCGACGAGCTGGTGGCCGATCCGGTCAGCGCCGTGGAAGCGCTGGCGGCCAGCGAAGGTCAGATTGGCCTGCCGCACCCGCGCATTCCGCTGCCGCGCGAGCTGTACGGCGAGAAGCGCACCAACTCCAGCGGTCTGGATCTGTCCAACGAACAGCGTCTGGCCTCGCTCTCCAGCGCCCTGCTCACCAGCGCCAGCCATCCGTGGCGCGCGGACCCTATCATCGACGCCGAATTGGATCAGGGCGTAGAGCAACCGGTGATCAACCCGGCCGAGCCGGGCGATGTGGTCGGCTACGTGCGTGAAGCCACCGAAGACGAAGTCAGCCGTGCGCTCGACGCCGCCGCGGCCGCCGGCCCAATCTGGTTCGCGACACCGCCGACGGAGCGCGCCGCGATCCTCGAACGCGCCGCCGAGCTGATGGAAAGCCAGCTGCAAAGCCTGCTGGGTATTCTGGTGCGCGAAGCGGGTAAAACCTTCAACAACGCCATCGCCGAAGTGCGTGAAGCGGTCGATTTCCTGCACTACTACGCCGGCCAGGTACGCGACGATTTCGCCAACGACAGCCACCGCCCGCTGGGCCCAGTGGTCTGTATCAGCCCGTGGAACTTCCCGCTGGCGATCTTCACCGGCCAAATCGCCGCCGCGCTGGCGGCGGGCAACAGCGTGCTGGCCAAACCGGCCGAGCAAACGCCGCTGGTGGCCGCGCAGGCGGTGCGTATCCTGCTGGAAGCCGGCATTCCGCAAGGCGTGCTGCAGCTGCTGCCGGGCCAGGGGGAAACTGTCGGCTCAACGCTGGTCAACGACGCCCGCGTACGCGGCGTGATGTTTACCGGCTCCACCGACGTCGCCGGTATTCTGCAGCGCAGCATCGCCGGTCGTCTGGATCCGCAGGGCCGCCCGACGCCGCTGATCGCCGAAACCGGCGGCCTGAACGCCATGATCGTCGACTCTTCCGCCCTGACCGAACAGGTCGTGACCGACGTGGTGGCCTCCGCCTTCGACAGCGCCGGCCAGCGCTGCTCCGCGCTGCGTATCCTGTGCATTCAGGAAGACGTGGCCGAACACACGCTGCAAATGCTGCGCGGCGCGATGGCCGAATGCCGCATGGGCAATCCGGAGCGCCTGTCTACCGACGTGGGCCCGGTGATCGACGCCGAAGCCAAAACCGGCATCGAACGCCACATCCAGGCGATGCGCGCCAAAGGCCGCAAGGTGTACCAGGCCGCCAAAGGCAGCGCGCAGGATGAGAAGGAGTGGGCGCGTGGCACCTTCATCAAGCCGACGCTGATCGAACTCGACAGCTTCGACGAGCTGCAAAAAGAGATCTTCGGCCCGGTGCTGCACGTGGTGCGCTTCCAGCGCAACAATCTGGACGCGCTGGTCGATCAGATCAACGCCGCCGGTTATGGCCTGACGCTGGGTATTCACACCCGTATCGATGAAACCATCGCCCGGGTGACCGAACGCGCCAAGGTCGGCAACCTGTACGTCAACCGCAATATGGTCGGCGCGGTGGTCGGCGTGCAGCCGTTCGGCGGCGAAGGCCTGTCGGGCACCGGCCCGAAAGCCGGTGGCCCGCTGTACCTGTACCGTCTGCTGGCCAACCGTCCGGACGACGCACTGCAGCGTACGCTGCACCGTCAGGACGAAGAGCGCCCGATGGAAGCCACCGCGCGGCCGCAACTGCTGGGCGCACTGCAATCGCTGGAGAAATGGGCGGTCACCAGCCAACAAGGCGAACTGGCGGCATTGGCGCAGCGCTATGCGGAACTGGGCCAGGGCGGCACCGTACGTCCGCTACCGGGCCCGACCGGCGAGCGCAATACCTATGCCCTGCTGCCGCGTGAACGCGTGCTGTGCCTGGCGGATAACGAAGCCGAC is part of the Serratia marcescens genome and encodes:
- the putA gene encoding trifunctional transcriptional regulator/proline dehydrogenase/L-glutamate gamma-semialdehyde dehydrogenase; the encoded protein is MGTTTMGVKLDEATRDRIKSAAQRIDRTPHWLIKQAIFNYLERLESGSDIPEIPALAAAGQPEADDIMPQAQEESHQPFLDFAEQILPQSVTRAAITAAYRRPETEAVPMLLEQARLPADLAQATHKMAYGIAEKLRNQKSANGRAGMVQGLLQEFSLSSQEGVALMCLAEALLRIPDKPTRDALIRDKISNGNWHSHLGRSPSLFVNAATWGLLFTGKLVSTHNEANLSRSLNRIIGKSGEPLIRKGVDMAMRLMGEQFVTGETIAEALANARKLEEKGFRYSYDMLGEAALTEADAQAYLVSYQQAIHAIGKASNGRGIYEGPGISIKLSALHPRYSRAQYERVMEELYPRLLSLTLQARQYDIGINIDAEEADRLEISLDLLEKLCFEPQLAGWNGIGFVIQAYQKRCPFAIDAVIDMAQRSRRRLMIRLVKGAYWDSEIKRAQMDGLEGYPVYTRKVYTDVSYLACARKLLSVPNLIYPQFATHNAHTLSAIYHLAGNNYYPGQYEFQCLHGMGEPLYEQVVGKVADGKLNRPCRIYAPVGTHETLLAYLVRRLLENGANTSFVNRIADATLPLDELVADPVSAVEALAASEGQIGLPHPRIPLPRELYGEKRTNSSGLDLSNEQRLASLSSALLTSASHPWRADPIIDAELDQGVEQPVINPAEPGDVVGYVREATEDEVSRALDAAAAAGPIWFATPPTERAAILERAAELMESQLQSLLGILVREAGKTFNNAIAEVREAVDFLHYYAGQVRDDFANDSHRPLGPVVCISPWNFPLAIFTGQIAAALAAGNSVLAKPAEQTPLVAAQAVRILLEAGIPQGVLQLLPGQGETVGSTLVNDARVRGVMFTGSTDVAGILQRSIAGRLDPQGRPTPLIAETGGLNAMIVDSSALTEQVVTDVVASAFDSAGQRCSALRILCIQEDVAEHTLQMLRGAMAECRMGNPERLSTDVGPVIDAEAKTGIERHIQAMRAKGRKVYQAAKGSAQDEKEWARGTFIKPTLIELDSFDELQKEIFGPVLHVVRFQRNNLDALVDQINAAGYGLTLGIHTRIDETIARVTERAKVGNLYVNRNMVGAVVGVQPFGGEGLSGTGPKAGGPLYLYRLLANRPDDALQRTLHRQDEERPMEATARPQLLGALQSLEKWAVTSQQGELAALAQRYAELGQGGTVRPLPGPTGERNTYALLPRERVLCLADNEADALIQLAAVLAVGSCVLWPEAELQRNLFRRLPNDVQARIAFSKDWQQDKVEFDAAIYHGDADQLRTLCEQIAQRGGAIVSVQGFAHGETNILLERLLIERSLSVNTAAAGGNASLMTIG